In a genomic window of Occallatibacter riparius:
- a CDS encoding permease: protein MPPRTSIFRLRQRSLLRGILLCIGAFFLSLYLSGFPHMNTMHLSHWQTLAVLLACWSMVETIRCADRTWSLYYAGVLILLYSEVMILSMAVFLFFYP from the coding sequence GTGCCTCCCCGCACATCCATTTTCCGCCTGCGCCAACGATCACTGCTGCGCGGCATTCTTCTCTGCATAGGGGCATTCTTCCTCAGCCTGTACCTGAGCGGCTTTCCGCATATGAATACTATGCACCTGTCGCACTGGCAGACCCTGGCGGTGCTGCTGGCCTGTTGGAGCATGGTCGAAACGATCCGCTGCGCCGACCGCACCTGGAGCCTCTATTATGCAGGCGTCCTGATCCTGCTGTACTCCGAAGTGATGATCCTGAGC
- a CDS encoding VOC family protein, protein MQPFDKVSTVTIAVRDQDEALTWFTQMLGFEKRIDQVGNGFRWLTVAPPQQAEVEFLLASWFPDLVGKNPTWVISTRDCQGGYEELKSKGIEFVQSPSPRPWGIEAVFVDLYGNKYALVQESAQVLTDEAESNALGLKGVAVGTVLPAGRA, encoded by the coding sequence ATGCAGCCCTTCGATAAAGTTTCCACCGTTACCATTGCCGTCCGCGATCAGGACGAGGCGCTCACCTGGTTCACTCAGATGCTCGGATTCGAAAAGCGTATCGACCAGGTCGGCAACGGATTCCGCTGGCTCACCGTGGCTCCGCCTCAGCAGGCTGAGGTCGAGTTCCTGCTAGCGTCCTGGTTTCCCGATCTCGTCGGCAAGAATCCCACCTGGGTCATCTCCACCCGCGACTGCCAAGGTGGCTACGAAGAGCTGAAGTCGAAGGGCATTGAGTTCGTGCAGTCACCCAGTCCGCGCCCGTGGGGGATCGAGGCAGTCTTCGTCGACCTCTACGGAAATAAGTACGCGCTCGTCCAGGAGTCTGCGCAGGTCCTCACCGACGAAGCCGAATCGAACGCGCTCGGTTTGAAGGGCGTCGCTGTCGGAACTGTCCTCCCTGCGGGCCGGGCATGA
- a CDS encoding serine/threonine-protein kinase, which translates to MKSCPVCETAYPNDLAVCSKDGAVLVPNAEREPGAIIRGKYRIVRTLGHGGMGTVYLAEHMLLGRLRALKFILGNLAHDIRFVKRFRQEAQTAVELRHPNIVEVVDLDQAEDGTPYIAMEFVDGPDLRTVLQSGALPIDRAIAIARGVALGLGAAHARGIVHRDLKPENILLTAHRRDATHPKLADFGIAAINDAAGAISRTSLLLTPEYASPEQWRGTAVQQLDGRTDLYALGCVLYEMLTGRNPFQAEDPHGWMHQHLEVEPPRPSMVRPEVAEWAGLDEAVLRLLAKNRDRRTPSAIAAFDALQALRRLPHTDVDDVIVQRTMRFKHPERPARLERPPAKSAPSTAAADETEQTSWQRSRGIFIGVIAAAALLLGLAIAAASIPAATLNSYGRKLDSPSHPGLAMMLYHVACSRGSGQACASMGLDYEDEAGGDFDPEQAAQFFSRACADEYLPGCVEAGRVYERGRGVQQNLPRAVEFYSRACTLSDPEGCASLGRMYEQGSGVDQDYGHAVALFAQSCESANRDGCEGLARSYRDGHGVDRDPNMAATLFEKAETLTRR; encoded by the coding sequence ATGAAGAGCTGCCCCGTCTGCGAAACGGCATATCCCAACGACCTTGCCGTCTGCAGCAAGGACGGAGCCGTTCTCGTGCCCAATGCTGAACGCGAGCCCGGCGCAATCATTCGGGGCAAATACCGCATTGTCCGGACGCTGGGGCATGGCGGCATGGGCACTGTCTACCTCGCCGAGCACATGCTGCTGGGCCGCCTCCGCGCACTCAAGTTCATCCTCGGGAATCTTGCCCACGACATCCGTTTCGTCAAGCGCTTCCGCCAGGAGGCGCAGACAGCCGTCGAGTTGCGTCATCCGAACATCGTGGAGGTCGTTGACCTGGACCAGGCTGAAGACGGCACTCCCTACATTGCTATGGAGTTCGTCGATGGGCCCGATCTGCGCACCGTGCTGCAGTCCGGAGCGCTCCCCATCGACCGCGCTATCGCGATCGCCCGAGGCGTCGCACTCGGCCTTGGAGCAGCTCATGCCCGGGGGATCGTGCATCGTGATCTGAAGCCGGAAAACATTCTCCTTACCGCGCACCGCAGGGACGCAACTCACCCCAAGCTTGCCGACTTCGGCATTGCCGCAATCAATGACGCGGCCGGCGCCATCAGCCGCACCAGCTTACTGCTCACTCCCGAGTACGCCTCGCCCGAGCAGTGGCGCGGCACGGCGGTTCAGCAACTCGACGGCCGCACCGATCTCTACGCGCTCGGCTGCGTTCTCTACGAGATGCTCACTGGCCGCAATCCGTTCCAGGCCGAAGATCCCCACGGCTGGATGCATCAGCACCTGGAGGTTGAGCCGCCGCGCCCCAGCATGGTCCGTCCTGAAGTGGCCGAATGGGCCGGGCTCGACGAGGCCGTACTGCGTCTTCTTGCGAAAAATCGCGACCGCCGCACACCCAGCGCAATCGCTGCGTTTGACGCCCTGCAGGCTCTGCGGCGCTTGCCGCACACGGATGTGGATGATGTCATCGTCCAGCGCACTATGCGCTTCAAGCATCCGGAGCGGCCCGCGCGGCTTGAACGACCCCCGGCTAAATCGGCGCCCTCCACGGCCGCGGCCGATGAGACCGAGCAGACTTCATGGCAGAGGTCGCGCGGGATCTTCATCGGGGTCATCGCTGCCGCTGCTTTACTCCTCGGCCTCGCGATTGCCGCAGCATCGATTCCTGCTGCGACCCTCAACAGTTATGGGCGCAAGCTGGACAGCCCGAGCCATCCCGGGCTTGCCATGATGCTCTACCACGTTGCGTGTTCGCGCGGCAGCGGACAAGCATGCGCGTCCATGGGCCTGGATTATGAAGATGAGGCGGGAGGAGACTTCGACCCTGAGCAGGCCGCCCAGTTCTTTTCGCGCGCCTGCGCCGACGAATATCTGCCGGGCTGCGTAGAAGCGGGCCGCGTCTACGAGCGGGGCCGCGGAGTGCAGCAAAACCTGCCGCGCGCGGTGGAATTCTACTCCCGCGCGTGCACCCTGTCCGATCCCGAAGGCTGCGCCAGCCTCGGCCGCATGTATGAGCAGGGAAGCGGCGTGGACCAGGATTATGGGCACGCTGTCGCTCTCTTCGCGCAATCCTGCGAAAGCGCAAACCGCGACGGCTGCGAAGGCCTGGCGCGCTCCTATCGCGACGGCCACGGCGTTGACCGCGATCCGAATATGGCTGCAACGCTGTTTGAAAAGGCGGAAACGCTGACGCGACGGTGA
- the mtnA gene encoding S-methyl-5-thioribose-1-phosphate isomerase: protein MIPTLSWTPEGVRFIDQTRLPLEESYVVATTYEQVADVIVTMVVRGAPAIGVSAAYGVALGAQHSESESAERFAPEFDKICARLAGTRPTAVNLFWAIDRMKKLFADLRSKGASMAEVKERILAEAHAMYDEDIAACKTMGAFGGALLPDEGGVLTHCNAGALATCGYGTALGVIRSAVEQGKQIHVYADETRPFLQGARLTAWELTADGIPTTVICDNMAASLMRAGKIKAVVVGADRIAANGDFANKIGTYNVAILAKEHGIPFYCAAPWSTIDMETSTGDAIPIEERNQVEVTHHGGKQLTPHGVGICNPAFDVTPAKYVSAIITERGVLRAPYAESLREMEMAAQ, encoded by the coding sequence ATGATTCCTACGCTTTCGTGGACACCCGAGGGTGTCCGTTTTATTGATCAGACGCGGCTTCCTCTCGAGGAGAGTTATGTGGTTGCCACCACGTACGAACAGGTGGCAGACGTCATCGTAACGATGGTGGTGCGCGGCGCGCCTGCCATCGGCGTGTCGGCCGCTTACGGCGTGGCTCTTGGGGCACAGCACTCAGAGAGTGAGAGCGCGGAGCGCTTCGCGCCGGAGTTCGACAAGATCTGCGCGCGGCTGGCAGGAACGCGGCCCACGGCCGTGAACCTGTTCTGGGCGATCGACCGCATGAAGAAGCTGTTTGCCGATTTGCGCTCGAAGGGCGCTTCCATGGCCGAGGTCAAGGAGCGCATCCTGGCCGAGGCGCATGCCATGTACGACGAAGACATCGCGGCCTGCAAAACGATGGGCGCATTCGGCGGAGCGCTGCTGCCGGACGAAGGCGGCGTGCTGACGCACTGCAACGCCGGTGCCCTGGCCACGTGCGGATACGGTACGGCGCTGGGCGTGATCCGCTCGGCAGTGGAGCAGGGTAAGCAGATTCACGTTTATGCCGATGAGACCCGGCCGTTTCTGCAGGGAGCGCGGCTGACCGCATGGGAACTGACGGCCGACGGCATTCCCACCACGGTGATCTGCGACAACATGGCGGCGAGCCTGATGCGCGCGGGCAAGATCAAGGCGGTAGTGGTCGGCGCGGACCGCATCGCAGCCAATGGTGACTTCGCCAACAAGATCGGCACCTACAACGTGGCGATCCTGGCGAAGGAGCACGGCATTCCGTTCTATTGCGCGGCGCCGTGGTCCACCATCGACATGGAAACGTCGACCGGCGATGCGATTCCCATTGAGGAGCGCAACCAGGTTGAGGTGACACATCATGGTGGAAAGCAATTGACGCCGCACGGAGTAGGCATCTGCAATCCCGCGTTTGATGTGACTCCGGCAAAGTACGTGAGCGCGATCATCACCGAGCGCGGCGTGCTGCGTGCGCCGTATGCGGAGTCGCTCAGAGAGATGGAGATGGCTGCGCAGTAG